A region of Equus quagga isolate Etosha38 unplaced genomic scaffold, UCLA_HA_Equagga_1.0 207798_RagTag, whole genome shotgun sequence DNA encodes the following proteins:
- the LOC124233638 gene encoding olfactory receptor 5D13-like: protein MMLSKGNQSIIPTFILLGFSEYPELQIPLFLVFLSTYTVTVVGNLGMIIISKINPKLHTIMYFFLSHLSFVDFCYSTIVTPKLLENLIAEDRTIPFSGCILQFCFACIFSVTETFMLAAMAYDCFVAVCNPLLYTTIMSQKLCVLLVAGSYSWGIVCALTLTYFLLALSYCESSIINNFICDYSVIVSVSCSDPHISQMLCFIIAIFNEGSSLMNILLSYILIFITVMRMPSASGHQKTFSTCASHLTAITIFHGTILFLYCIPNPKTSWLVVKVASVFYTVVIPMLNPLIYSLRNKDVKDTFRKLVVTKLLCHSI from the coding sequence ATGATGTTATCCAAAGGAAATCAAAGTATCATACCTACTTTTATTCTCCTGGGTTTTTCAGAATATCCAGAACTCCAGATTCCACTCTTCCTGGTTTTCTTGTCTACCTACACAGTCACTGTCGTGGGGAATTTAGGCATGATAATAATCAGCAAGATCAATCCAAAACTCCACACGATCATGTACTTTTTTCTTAGTCACTTGTCCTTTGTAGATTTCTGTTATTCTACCATAGTTACACCTAAACTGTTGGAGAACTTGATTGCAGAAGACAGAACCATCCCTTTCTCTGGTTGCATTCTacaattttgttttgcttgcatATTTTCTGTAACAGAAACTTTCATGTTAGCAGCGATGGCCTATGATTGTTTTGTGGCAGTTTGTAACCCCTTACTCTATACCACTATTATGTCCCAGAAGCTTTGTGTGCTTCTGGTGGCTGGGTCTTACTCATGGGGTATAGTGTGTGCCCTGACactcacatattttcttcttgcaTTATCCTATTGTGAGTCTAGcatcataaataattttatctgtGACTACTCTGTAATTGTTTCTgtctcctgctcagatccccaTATCAGCCAGATGCTGTGTTTTATTATTGCCATATTTAATGAGGGGAGCAGCCTGATGAATATTCTGCTGTCCTATATACTCATTTTTATCACTGTCATGAGGATGCCTTCTGCAAGTGGGCACCAGAAAActttctccacctgtgcctcccatCTGACAGCCATCACCATCTTCCATGGAaccattcttttcctttactgtATCCCTAATCCTAAAACTTCTTGGCTTGTAGTTAAAGTGGCTTCTGTGTTTTACACAGTGGTGATTCCTATGCTGAATCCTTTGATCTACAGCCTTAggaacaaagatgtgaaagacacATTCAGAAAATTAGTGGTCACAAAATTGCTTTGTCACTCAATATAA